One segment of Candidatus Eremiobacteraceae bacterium DNA contains the following:
- a CDS encoding pepsin/retropepsin-like aspartic protease family protein has translation MNGWSALGRLAIATCVSIAFASGPVRAFADAPPAPAATADPSAQPPAGIVPTKATLTQVLALYDASSGSLPKGTTTSREVDAITAYGESGTYTELDSGDDFIETTRLGPTTTASGTYHGQQWRQNENGYTRSVSGVHGEEARSDQALSRAIKGENLGSVRLLGEVATPEHAYVVEVNPSAGRHEWLFIETATGRLFRREESRLGHRIVWTYDDFRTTDGLTTPWHQHLFDGFAGNDVDWRTSQLSYGGPVAPSELAIPPTRSPLHFPAGVTHVRLPARIENGSIIVRLSVNGRGLDFKLDSGTSGIALDAGVADQLGLKRFGESTHTVAGTFEAANTIVPEMRIGDLALDDVSISAIPFNYQQDRDTKVVGLLGYDFLAGAVIKVDYYDGTVDAYDPKSFVPPSGTVYPLPLKLDDAVPVVSASLGETGGNDFIIDTGSTLVVLFQGFAQKHAAELPALSYTIANKTYYPLVTAEGVGGLFELQPATVKHFVAGASLDDFRVYDIVDSVADFQGEDQNGLIGYQFLRYFDVYFDYNDSLVLLQPNPRLAQYKQSM, from the coding sequence ATGAACGGTTGGAGCGCGCTCGGACGTCTCGCGATCGCAACCTGCGTTTCGATCGCGTTCGCGTCCGGACCGGTGAGGGCATTCGCGGACGCACCGCCGGCTCCGGCCGCCACCGCGGATCCCAGCGCGCAGCCACCCGCCGGCATCGTTCCCACAAAAGCGACGCTGACGCAGGTGCTTGCCTTGTACGACGCGAGCTCTGGCTCGCTTCCGAAGGGGACTACGACATCGCGTGAAGTCGATGCGATCACCGCGTACGGCGAATCGGGGACGTATACCGAGCTCGACTCTGGCGACGATTTCATCGAAACGACTCGGCTTGGTCCGACGACGACGGCGAGCGGTACGTATCATGGGCAGCAATGGCGTCAAAACGAAAACGGTTACACGCGGTCGGTCAGCGGCGTGCATGGAGAAGAAGCGCGAAGCGATCAGGCGTTGAGCCGGGCGATCAAGGGCGAGAACCTCGGCTCGGTTCGCCTGCTCGGTGAAGTCGCTACTCCCGAGCACGCGTACGTCGTCGAGGTGAACCCGAGCGCGGGCCGTCACGAGTGGCTGTTCATCGAGACAGCGACCGGCAGGCTCTTCCGAAGAGAAGAGAGCCGTCTCGGCCACCGGATCGTCTGGACGTACGACGATTTCCGCACCACCGACGGCCTGACGACCCCATGGCATCAACATCTCTTCGACGGCTTCGCCGGGAACGACGTCGATTGGCGCACGTCGCAGCTTTCTTACGGCGGTCCCGTCGCGCCGTCCGAACTTGCGATACCGCCGACACGGTCGCCGCTTCATTTCCCGGCCGGCGTCACGCACGTCCGCCTGCCCGCTCGGATCGAGAACGGTTCGATCATCGTCCGCCTGAGCGTCAACGGCCGCGGTCTCGACTTCAAGCTCGATTCCGGAACGTCGGGCATCGCGCTCGATGCCGGTGTCGCGGATCAGCTTGGCCTCAAGCGCTTCGGAGAGAGCACGCATACCGTCGCCGGAACGTTCGAGGCCGCCAACACGATCGTGCCCGAGATGCGCATCGGCGATCTCGCGCTCGATGACGTGAGCATCTCCGCGATCCCATTCAACTACCAGCAGGACCGCGACACGAAAGTCGTCGGCCTGCTCGGTTACGATTTTCTCGCGGGTGCAGTCATAAAGGTCGACTACTACGACGGCACCGTCGATGCGTACGATCCGAAATCGTTCGTGCCGCCGTCGGGCACGGTGTATCCGTTGCCGCTGAAGCTCGATGATGCGGTACCGGTCGTGAGCGCGTCGTTGGGCGAGACGGGTGGGAACGATTTCATCATCGATACGGGGTCGACGCTCGTCGTGCTCTTCCAGGGTTTCGCGCAAAAGCACGCCGCCGAGCTGCCGGCGCTGAGCTATACCATCGCGAACAAGACGTACTATCCGCTCGTGACGGCGGAGGGTGTCGGAGGGCTTTTCGAGCTGCAGCCGGCGACCGTGAAGCATTTCGTGGCTGGTGCGAGCCTCGACGACTTTCGCGTCTACGACATCGTCGATTCGGTCGCCGATTTCCAAGGCGAAGATCAAAACGGTCTGATCGGCTATCAGTTCCTGCGCTATTTCGACGTCTACTTCGACTACAACGACTCGCTCGTGCTGCTGCAGCCCAATCCGCGTCTGGCTCAATACAAGCAAAGCATGTGA
- a CDS encoding retroviral-like aspartic protease family protein has product MTIRNTIASWSSAALVAGAVYSAPALAGGTVGSLLADAPSTTSTATPDPSTLPPAGLVPTTKTVAEVLALYRASAGNVVKPIAVSREVDAVSGQSDSGTETIVRSGNDFVTTFRLGRTSASFGSFHGVRWSHNENGYTRIVSGIHDESMLSARALADALKGTPADSVRLLGEVAKPVEAYVMEVHPQGGLLEWLFIDRASGRLVRKEDSGDGTRETYTYDDFRTTDGVVEPWHETYADGSPEDAFDWKTTSLDDAARLTPGELAIPPSRGPLTFPAAAGDIRLPAMFEDGAIIVHVTIGGRGLDLQLDSGASGVVIDADVASQLGLEKFDTQSDEQSTSHEVSSAIVSEIQIGPLSMHNVVVQCLPFFYNPDSEHKVVGLLGYDFFAGAVVKVDYVNDTVDAFDAASFKAPAGPIEKLPIKLDDQIPMIDAQLGSGDPGNFVIDTGAQSFIIFDDFAKQHSNDIAQIGYADGRKVYYPKEVAQGVGGFFFLQPIQARDFFIGEEGFQDVRLTQAANFVGEDIDGLVGYPILQFFDVYFDYADSTIFLQPNSILLNEMKQ; this is encoded by the coding sequence GTGACGATCAGAAATACGATTGCTTCTTGGTCTAGCGCAGCGCTCGTAGCGGGGGCGGTCTATTCGGCGCCGGCTCTCGCAGGCGGCACCGTCGGATCATTGCTGGCAGATGCACCCTCGACCACATCCACGGCGACGCCCGATCCAAGCACGCTGCCGCCCGCCGGACTCGTTCCTACGACAAAGACTGTTGCTGAGGTGCTCGCGCTTTATCGAGCAAGTGCCGGGAACGTCGTCAAGCCGATCGCTGTGTCGCGCGAAGTCGATGCGGTATCTGGACAAAGCGATAGCGGCACCGAGACGATCGTGCGCTCTGGCAACGACTTCGTCACGACGTTCCGGTTGGGGCGGACCTCGGCTTCATTCGGGTCGTTCCACGGCGTCCGCTGGAGCCACAACGAGAACGGCTACACTCGTATCGTAAGCGGCATCCACGACGAATCGATGTTGAGCGCCAGAGCCCTTGCCGACGCGTTAAAGGGCACCCCCGCGGATTCGGTGCGCCTCCTCGGTGAAGTCGCGAAGCCGGTCGAAGCGTACGTGATGGAAGTCCACCCGCAGGGCGGCTTGCTCGAGTGGCTGTTCATCGACAGGGCGAGCGGTAGGCTCGTACGCAAGGAAGACTCAGGTGACGGCACGCGCGAGACGTACACGTACGACGACTTCCGCACGACGGACGGCGTTGTCGAACCTTGGCACGAGACCTACGCGGACGGGTCGCCTGAAGATGCTTTCGATTGGAAGACCACGAGTCTCGACGACGCAGCGCGGCTCACGCCGGGCGAACTCGCGATCCCGCCGAGCCGAGGGCCGCTCACGTTCCCGGCCGCCGCAGGCGACATCCGACTTCCGGCGATGTTTGAAGACGGCGCGATCATCGTGCACGTGACGATCGGCGGTCGGGGCCTCGATCTCCAGCTCGATTCCGGCGCGAGCGGCGTCGTCATCGACGCCGATGTCGCGAGCCAGCTCGGGCTGGAGAAATTCGATACTCAAAGCGACGAGCAGTCGACATCGCATGAAGTGTCGAGCGCCATCGTGTCCGAGATCCAGATCGGGCCGCTGTCGATGCACAACGTCGTCGTTCAATGTCTCCCGTTCTTTTACAATCCCGACTCGGAGCACAAGGTCGTCGGGCTGCTCGGCTATGATTTCTTTGCCGGCGCGGTCGTGAAGGTAGACTACGTCAACGACACGGTCGACGCGTTCGACGCGGCATCGTTCAAGGCGCCGGCCGGACCGATCGAAAAACTACCGATCAAGCTAGACGATCAAATCCCGATGATCGATGCTCAGCTCGGAAGTGGAGACCCCGGCAACTTCGTCATCGACACCGGCGCGCAATCGTTCATCATTTTCGACGATTTCGCCAAGCAGCACAGCAACGATATCGCGCAAATTGGTTACGCGGACGGCAGGAAGGTGTACTATCCGAAGGAGGTTGCGCAAGGAGTTGGCGGATTTTTTTTCCTTCAGCCCATCCAGGCGCGGGATTTTTTCATCGGTGAAGAGGGCTTCCAGGACGTACGGCTTACGCAAGCCGCGAACTTCGTCGGCGAGGACATCGATGGTCTCGTGGGTTATCCGATACTGCAGTTCTTCGACGTCTATTTCGACTACGCTGATTCGACGATCTTCCTACAACCGAATTCGATTCTGCTCAACGAGATGAAGCAATGA
- a CDS encoding GNAT family N-acetyltransferase — MRDRGTRPFLLEGNRVDVRLAEPDDVDAIIAFFAANEAHLTPYGAACSREHLTRQHWSDQIERRRIEFFHDESCKTFIFLRDDGGIAGTANLSAIVRGPFQAAYLGYALAEKAQGKGLMHEALALLLRFAFAELNLHRIMANFVPSNERSRAVLERLGFTVEGHANDYLRINGAWREHVLTSLTNPAWRS, encoded by the coding sequence ATGCGCGATCGCGGAACACGTCCGTTCCTCCTCGAGGGGAATCGCGTCGACGTGCGGCTTGCCGAGCCCGACGACGTCGACGCCATCATCGCGTTCTTCGCCGCGAACGAGGCGCACCTAACGCCGTACGGAGCGGCGTGCTCGCGCGAACATTTGACGCGCCAGCATTGGTCCGATCAGATCGAGCGGCGCCGCATCGAGTTCTTCCACGACGAATCGTGTAAAACGTTCATCTTTCTCCGAGACGACGGTGGCATCGCCGGCACGGCGAACCTCTCGGCAATCGTGCGCGGTCCTTTTCAAGCCGCCTATCTCGGCTATGCGCTTGCGGAAAAAGCGCAAGGCAAGGGATTGATGCACGAAGCGCTGGCGCTCTTGCTCCGCTTCGCATTCGCGGAACTGAACCTACACCGCATCATGGCCAACTTCGTTCCTTCGAACGAGCGGAGTCGCGCCGTCCTCGAAAGGCTCGGATTCACGGTCGAAGGCCACGCGAACGACTACTTGCGCATCAACGGCGCATGGCGCGAACACGTACTCACATCGCTGACGAATCCGGCGTGGCGTTCTTGA
- the murI gene encoding glutamate racemase yields the protein MARRPRRLGMFDSGLGGLTVLNAVRSSIDATDVVYFADTAHVPYGDRTLEEVSGFARRIIAHLMEREPAMIAIACGTTCSAFDKLGWPDIGVPLLGLVGPGARSAVEASRSGAIGVVATNATAKSGVFDRGIRSMRADAVVTSIGAPALVPIVERGDWATEEARAAVAACCESFLRAKCDTVVLGCTHFPHLTKWFREALGPGVRIVDPGEAVGRDAAQILSEFEPQRGSIDFEVSGDPTAFATSASLLMGAPVATAHHVGL from the coding sequence ATGGCTCGACGACCACGACGCCTAGGCATGTTCGATTCCGGCCTCGGCGGACTGACCGTGCTCAACGCCGTCCGCTCGTCCATCGACGCGACGGACGTCGTCTATTTCGCGGATACGGCACACGTGCCGTACGGCGATCGAACGCTCGAAGAAGTTTCAGGTTTTGCGCGACGCATCATCGCGCATCTCATGGAGCGTGAGCCGGCGATGATCGCGATCGCGTGCGGCACGACGTGCTCGGCGTTCGACAAGCTCGGCTGGCCCGATATCGGCGTGCCGCTTTTGGGGCTGGTCGGGCCTGGCGCGCGGTCTGCGGTCGAGGCGTCGCGCTCGGGCGCGATCGGCGTCGTCGCGACGAACGCGACCGCGAAGAGCGGCGTCTTCGATCGGGGGATCCGTTCCATGCGCGCGGATGCCGTTGTGACGAGCATCGGCGCTCCAGCCCTCGTGCCGATCGTCGAGCGCGGCGACTGGGCGACGGAAGAAGCGCGAGCCGCAGTCGCCGCATGCTGCGAGTCGTTTCTGCGAGCGAAATGCGACACCGTCGTGCTTGGCTGCACGCACTTCCCACACTTGACGAAATGGTTTCGCGAGGCCCTCGGTCCGGGCGTGCGCATCGTCGATCCGGGCGAAGCGGTCGGCCGCGATGCCGCGCAGATCTTATCCGAGTTCGAGCCGCAAAGGGGCTCAATCGACTTCGAAGTCAGCGGCGATCCGACGGCCTTCGCAACAAGCGCGTCGCTCTTGATGGGTGCGCCCGTCGCGACGGCACACCACGTGGGACTGTAG
- a CDS encoding cupin domain-containing protein, with protein sequence MRRTYAIAFAALAASLATIAAGARADDSMMSSGMKPVIFTPSTVKWEAGTGEFKGLTVAWMSGDPTKDGPWTVRLKAPAGAKFPVHYHNDTEMVTVISGTFAAAIGDKFDESKLMDLPAGSFVVIPAGIKHFAMAKTDCVVQLSGSKPFAMVMVKDSM encoded by the coding sequence GTGAGGAGGACATACGCAATCGCGTTCGCCGCGTTAGCGGCATCGCTGGCGACGATCGCCGCCGGCGCGCGTGCCGACGACTCGATGATGTCGAGCGGCATGAAACCGGTGATATTCACCCCGTCGACCGTCAAGTGGGAAGCCGGGACCGGCGAGTTCAAGGGCTTGACCGTCGCGTGGATGTCGGGCGATCCGACGAAGGATGGGCCGTGGACGGTGCGCCTCAAGGCGCCCGCCGGCGCCAAGTTCCCGGTCCACTACCATAACGACACCGAGATGGTGACGGTGATCTCGGGCACGTTCGCCGCAGCCATCGGCGACAAATTCGATGAGAGCAAACTCATGGATCTGCCGGCAGGATCGTTCGTCGTCATACCGGCGGGTATCAAGCACTTCGCTATGGCGAAAACCGACTGCGTCGTTCAGCTCTCGGGTTCGAAGCCGTTCGCGATGGTGATGGTCAAGGACTCGATGTAG
- a CDS encoding retropepsin-like aspartic protease, whose product MARTTCVVVLVSALALVLGTAASAREASTTPSPAPAVSPTATPASTSGADAAIAAASSSTPDPSDQPPSGITPTKVSLAQVLRAYRSSEGKPAKPVSTMREVDAISAYGESGTESYARSGDDYVETTQLGPSTTSSGSNHGKRWEQNENGYTNALTDMHPEEELSSGALSKAEHGENVDTVRLLGTVTTPVTAYVVEVDPKGGRHEWLFFDTTSGRLVRREASRTGHRLIWTYDDFRTTDGTTESWHEHFSDGFVGNDVDTTTTSLQLGAAVSPADVAIPQSRSPLHFPAGVTEVRLPARIEYGVIIVRLTINGRGLDFQLDSGASNIVIDADVARQLGLQTFGQRTQAVAGDFQASDAIVPQIQIGQLTMSNVSVHCLPFASNWDEHTKIVGLLGYDFLAGAVVKVDYLNQTVDAYDYSAFHVPPGQTFQVPIRLDDDVPVASAQVGGGAMGQFIVDTGSFAVLVFPSFVSENSNNLLDFGYSEGSRTFYPIVTSQGVGGEVSLMPLQASTFRFATVGFNDFTVLDAVRAQSDFKDEDLDGLIGHTLLKYFDVYFDYRDSMLILQPNKLLVLRVLSSQ is encoded by the coding sequence ATGGCTCGCACTACGTGCGTGGTAGTTTTGGTTTCCGCGCTCGCGCTCGTGCTCGGCACTGCGGCGAGCGCACGCGAGGCGTCGACAACGCCGTCTCCCGCCCCGGCCGTGTCGCCGACCGCGACACCCGCTTCGACGTCGGGCGCGGATGCGGCGATCGCCGCGGCGAGCTCATCGACGCCGGACCCGAGCGATCAGCCGCCATCAGGGATCACGCCGACGAAAGTGTCGCTCGCGCAAGTGTTGCGCGCGTATAGGTCGAGCGAAGGGAAACCGGCTAAACCGGTTTCGACGATGCGCGAGGTCGACGCGATTTCCGCGTATGGAGAAAGCGGAACCGAGTCGTACGCGCGCTCCGGCGACGACTACGTCGAGACGACGCAGCTCGGGCCATCGACGACGTCGAGCGGCAGCAACCACGGCAAACGCTGGGAGCAGAACGAAAACGGCTACACGAATGCGCTGACCGATATGCATCCCGAAGAGGAGCTCAGTTCGGGCGCGCTTTCGAAGGCCGAGCACGGCGAGAACGTCGACACCGTTCGGCTGCTCGGCACGGTGACGACGCCGGTGACCGCGTACGTCGTCGAGGTCGATCCGAAAGGCGGCCGGCACGAGTGGCTGTTCTTCGACACGACGTCGGGGCGCCTCGTGCGGCGCGAAGCGTCGCGCACCGGGCATCGGCTCATTTGGACGTACGACGATTTCCGTACGACTGACGGTACGACCGAGTCGTGGCACGAGCACTTCTCCGACGGCTTCGTCGGCAACGATGTCGATACGACGACGACGAGCCTCCAGTTAGGTGCCGCCGTGTCACCGGCGGACGTCGCGATACCGCAGTCACGCTCGCCGCTCCATTTCCCGGCGGGCGTCACCGAAGTCCGGCTGCCCGCGCGCATCGAGTACGGCGTCATCATCGTCAGGCTGACGATCAACGGGCGCGGTCTCGACTTCCAGCTCGACTCGGGCGCGAGCAACATCGTCATCGACGCGGACGTCGCGCGCCAGCTCGGACTTCAGACGTTCGGCCAGCGGACGCAAGCGGTCGCGGGCGATTTCCAGGCATCCGATGCGATCGTTCCGCAGATCCAGATCGGACAGCTCACGATGTCGAACGTCAGCGTGCACTGCCTGCCGTTCGCATCGAATTGGGACGAGCACACGAAGATCGTCGGGCTGCTCGGCTACGACTTCCTCGCAGGCGCGGTCGTCAAAGTGGATTACCTCAATCAAACCGTCGACGCGTACGACTATTCGGCGTTCCACGTGCCGCCAGGTCAGACGTTCCAAGTCCCGATCAGGCTCGACGACGACGTCCCCGTCGCATCGGCGCAAGTCGGCGGCGGCGCGATGGGGCAGTTCATCGTCGATACCGGGTCGTTCGCCGTGCTCGTCTTCCCGTCGTTCGTCTCCGAGAATTCGAACAATCTGCTCGATTTCGGATACTCGGAGGGCAGCCGTACCTTCTATCCGATCGTCACCTCGCAAGGCGTCGGCGGCGAAGTCTCGCTCATGCCCCTTCAGGCATCGACGTTCAGATTCGCGACGGTCGGTTTCAACGATTTCACCGTCCTCGACGCCGTCCGCGCGCAATCGGATTTCAAAGATGAGGACTTAGATGGCCTGATCGGCCATACGTTGCTCAAGTATTTCGACGTCTACTTCGATTACCGTGACTCGATGCTGATCCTCCAGCCGAACAAACTGCTCGTCTTGCGCGTGCTCTCTTCTCAGTGA
- a CDS encoding dihydrofolate reductase family protein, with the protein MRKLILFMHMSLDGYVADKGRAWITMAPGIFGSAVPALIKRSDTLLLGRMIADDFLDYWLNAEAKESGLSKGEIAYARWATRAHKVIMSKVDENLKWENIELRVVKSDKDMVRVVSSLKKRRGKNMIVHGGVRTARNLIRLGLVDEYQMVVHPVLLGKGYASIFESLTNRRALKLARVEDLKAGVVLLVYKMGR; encoded by the coding sequence ATGAGAAAGCTGATTTTGTTCATGCATATGTCCCTCGACGGATACGTGGCGGACAAAGGACGGGCGTGGATTACGATGGCGCCGGGCATTTTCGGCAGCGCAGTTCCGGCGTTGATCAAAAGGTCGGACACGCTCTTGCTCGGGCGCATGATCGCCGACGATTTTTTAGACTATTGGCTCAACGCGGAAGCTAAAGAGAGCGGGTTAAGCAAGGGCGAGATCGCCTACGCGAGGTGGGCGACTAGGGCGCACAAAGTCATCATGTCGAAGGTCGATGAAAACCTCAAATGGGAGAACATCGAGCTTCGGGTCGTCAAGAGCGACAAAGACATGGTCCGTGTCGTATCCAGTCTGAAGAAAAGGCGCGGCAAGAACATGATCGTCCACGGCGGCGTGCGGACCGCCCGGAATTTGATCAGGCTAGGCTTGGTCGACGAATACCAGATGGTCGTGCACCCGGTGCTCTTGGGCAAAGGCTACGCGTCGATATTCGAAAGCCTTACCAACCGGCGCGCCCTGAAGCTCGCAAGAGTCGAGGACCTCAAGGCTGGAGTGGTCCTGCTGGTGTACAAGATGGGAAGATGA
- a CDS encoding phage holin family protein, which yields MKFIIRLLINAVALAVISYLHIAGVHAGDVQSLLIGAVVLGIVNAIIKPILIVVSCPLEVLTLGLFTLVINALIFYFGLKLVPGWVIPSFWSAFLASIVMTIISWILSLILGEDRKDAARPQGGQS from the coding sequence ATGAAGTTCATAATCCGCCTTCTGATCAATGCCGTTGCGCTTGCAGTGATCTCGTATCTGCATATCGCCGGCGTCCACGCGGGCGACGTCCAGTCGTTGCTCATCGGCGCGGTCGTGCTCGGTATCGTCAACGCGATCATCAAGCCGATCCTGATCGTCGTCAGCTGCCCGCTGGAAGTGCTCACGCTCGGTCTTTTCACCCTCGTGATCAACGCGCTCATATTCTATTTCGGGCTGAAGCTCGTGCCCGGCTGGGTGATCCCCAGCTTCTGGTCCGCGTTCTTGGCCTCGATAGTTATGACGATCATCTCGTGGATACTCTCGCTCATCCTTGGAGAGGATCGCAAGGACGCGGCGCGGCCGCAGGGAGGACAATCGTGA
- a CDS encoding GerMN domain-containing protein: MIAAGCTPKPPATVTPQVNVYFCKVGSDALVPTPFSVDKSLVGSRLENALVAQLLAGPAVPTSTVVQFPPGTTATVDLAGDLATVDLNGAIAKGYRGGASDEIGLFKSLTYTVTSVSGIARVQVTVAGRKVPTLPGGEFEIDEPLTRETFAQ, from the coding sequence TTGATCGCTGCCGGATGCACGCCTAAACCGCCGGCGACCGTTACGCCTCAGGTCAACGTCTATTTCTGCAAAGTCGGCAGCGACGCGCTCGTGCCGACCCCGTTTTCCGTCGATAAATCGCTTGTGGGTTCACGTCTCGAAAACGCGCTCGTCGCGCAGCTGCTTGCCGGTCCGGCAGTGCCGACGAGCACGGTCGTCCAGTTCCCGCCGGGGACGACGGCGACCGTCGACCTCGCGGGTGATCTCGCGACCGTCGACCTGAATGGCGCAATCGCAAAGGGCTATCGCGGCGGAGCGAGTGACGAGATCGGCCTCTTCAAATCCTTGACGTATACGGTCACGTCGGTCAGCGGCATCGCGCGCGTTCAAGTGACGGTCGCGGGCCGCAAAGTGCCGACGCTTCCCGGCGGCGAGTTCGAGATAGATGAGCCGCTGACGCGGGAGACGTTCGCGCAGTGA
- a CDS encoding N-acetylmuramoyl-L-alanine amidase, with the protein MTAVVRKGRVSLALLCALACALVPLTPALALGPAVTPTKAQVWVLGRQIAFAHLGITYGDPVTQVDDSGLHAMLAAVGARSSWQPGTRFVAITRGDGKLITFTLGSDAVSVDGVPVSMPFAPFNSGSELYLPLVPLAKALDLGVRGFRGGYVFVPQIVSVTPRREGAVTIVRIEGSAPLTWHSSYANSARAHTLTVSFPGFGTDAAGSQPIAAGLATGADVSESGPPGYPTTAVSISLKHAATFASRRVGSGAAVDVVIARDAAQLRAATPASTPSSVHVAVTPLQTPPPLPKNTPAPPTPVPPSPSPTVEPTVATSSSPGAPSGIATAEPLGAGESPSVPSPSGSPGTPSASMPPLTTQKITDVSVAEAPTGTRITLTLTGPVAFEWHRLGDPDDRYWLDIDRAVLVGPAQTLLSKLAFIKEIKVSQHALDPDQVVRVSITPTQAIDVRVGTIAGSPNQLGIEIENQPPAPDAALAGIGNTFATAQASSPPSAQPALPARTDPTLIVIDPGHGGNDPGSLNTGYGLTESHITLNIAQRLEADLKRQGWHVVMTRDGDYEVGPPDGTDAQELQARCDVANAAGARLFVSIHINSSVSSAPNGGTTYFWHPTDRALAQTVENDMITASGITDDGVIRNNFYVIHHTMMPSILVEAAYLSNPHDATLLARQSFLDQIAAGIARGIADFTGGPPTPVGQARPQQPPGAPKP; encoded by the coding sequence GTGACGGCAGTCGTCAGAAAAGGGCGCGTATCACTCGCGCTCTTATGCGCTCTCGCGTGCGCGCTCGTACCGCTGACGCCTGCGCTCGCGCTCGGACCCGCAGTGACGCCGACAAAAGCGCAAGTGTGGGTGCTCGGGCGCCAGATCGCGTTCGCGCATCTCGGCATCACGTACGGCGACCCGGTGACGCAGGTCGACGACTCAGGATTGCATGCGATGCTCGCGGCGGTCGGCGCACGCTCGTCGTGGCAGCCGGGCACGCGCTTCGTCGCGATCACGCGAGGCGACGGCAAGCTCATCACCTTCACGCTCGGAAGCGACGCCGTGAGCGTCGACGGCGTGCCGGTATCGATGCCGTTCGCACCGTTCAACTCCGGCTCCGAGCTCTATCTGCCGCTCGTGCCGCTCGCGAAAGCGCTCGATCTCGGCGTGCGCGGCTTTCGCGGCGGCTACGTCTTCGTTCCGCAGATCGTGTCGGTGACGCCGCGTCGCGAAGGGGCCGTGACGATCGTGCGCATCGAAGGCTCGGCGCCGCTTACATGGCATTCGTCGTACGCGAACAGCGCTCGCGCGCATACGCTCACCGTTTCGTTTCCAGGCTTCGGCACTGACGCCGCCGGATCGCAGCCGATCGCCGCTGGGTTGGCGACTGGGGCCGACGTCAGCGAGTCCGGGCCACCCGGCTACCCGACGACCGCCGTCTCTATCTCGTTGAAGCACGCGGCGACGTTCGCGTCGCGTCGAGTTGGCTCGGGAGCCGCGGTCGATGTCGTCATCGCGCGCGACGCCGCGCAGCTGCGCGCCGCGACACCGGCTTCGACGCCATCGTCGGTCCACGTCGCGGTGACGCCGCTGCAGACGCCCCCACCGCTGCCGAAGAACACGCCGGCGCCTCCGACGCCCGTTCCGCCTAGTCCATCGCCGACCGTCGAACCAACGGTGGCGACGTCCTCATCACCTGGTGCACCGAGCGGTATCGCGACGGCGGAGCCGCTCGGCGCAGGCGAATCGCCATCAGTGCCGTCGCCTTCCGGCTCGCCCGGAACGCCTAGCGCTTCGATGCCGCCGCTGACGACGCAGAAGATCACGGACGTGAGCGTCGCCGAGGCGCCGACCGGCACGCGAATCACGTTGACGTTGACCGGACCGGTCGCGTTCGAATGGCATCGGCTCGGCGATCCGGACGATCGCTACTGGCTCGACATCGATCGTGCGGTCTTGGTAGGCCCGGCGCAGACGCTTCTATCGAAGCTCGCCTTCATCAAAGAGATCAAGGTGAGTCAGCACGCGCTCGATCCGGATCAGGTCGTGCGCGTCTCGATCACGCCGACGCAAGCGATCGACGTCCGCGTCGGAACGATCGCGGGCTCGCCGAACCAGCTCGGCATCGAGATCGAGAACCAGCCACCGGCTCCCGATGCGGCTCTTGCCGGCATCGGCAACACCTTCGCGACGGCACAGGCGTCGTCGCCGCCGTCGGCGCAGCCCGCGTTACCGGCGCGGACCGACCCGACGCTCATCGTCATCGATCCCGGCCACGGCGGCAATGATCCCGGATCGCTCAACACCGGGTATGGCCTGACGGAAAGCCACATCACGCTCAACATCGCGCAGCGTCTCGAAGCCGATCTGAAGCGTCAGGGGTGGCACGTCGTCATGACGCGCGACGGTGACTACGAAGTCGGCCCTCCGGACGGCACCGACGCGCAAGAGCTTCAAGCGCGTTGCGACGTCGCGAACGCGGCCGGCGCGCGGCTGTTCGTCAGCATCCATATCAATTCGTCGGTCTCGTCCGCGCCAAACGGCGGAACGACCTACTTTTGGCACCCGACCGATCGAGCGCTCGCGCAGACGGTGGAGAACGACATGATCACAGCGAGCGGCATCACCGACGACGGCGTCATCCGCAATAACTTCTACGTCATCCACCACACGATGATGCCGTCGATCCTCGTCGAAGCGGCGTACCTGAGCAACCCGCACGATGCGACGCTGCTCGCACGCCAATCGTTCCTCGATCAGATCGCAGCAGGCATCGCGCGCGGCATCGCCGATTTCACCGGTGGCCCGCCAACGCCCGTGGGGCAAGCGCGGCCGCAGCAGCCGCCCGGCGCTCCGAAGCCGTAG